A region of the Lycium barbarum isolate Lr01 chromosome 1, ASM1917538v2, whole genome shotgun sequence genome:
TAAAATTAAACAAGTGCGATTAGGCCTTCATTGAGACCCATGTATAATGGGAGCTTTGTGCACCGAGctactttttttccttcaaactATTCGAGAACTCGACTATTCTAAAAGatgatcccatgctaatgcattggTGAGAAAACTTTGTTTACCATAGCTTTCACCCGGGATACTCATGGTACATTGTGTCCTTGGATAGAGGTGATCcatgatttgaagtttatgaattcAAGATGTTATTGAATCTATTTATTTGAGTTACAGACTTACAGGGTTCAAAATTTGTTATTTGTACATATTTAGTGAGTTTCTTAACACATTTATAGGATTTTGAACCAAAGCTATTGCGCTAAACTGAACCCATAGATTTAATTGTGCATCCGCCTCTGTCCTTGGACCAATGGAACAGAAGCAGCATATGGCAAACCTGCTAAAATACTTGTAGCAGCAAATCACTGGTTACCATCAACTAATCAGCTACCAGTAAAATTTGTCAAATCATTTAGCTTTTTCAGTATGTTTCAAACTTTCTTATTCATCAACATGATTAAACAGTGTAAAAGGTATCATGCAATTTGATGGATGATTTATggacaaaaaaatattttgagaTACTTGCTGCTGACCTTCAAGAAGTGTGGTAAAAAAAAACAGGAGAGAAATTGATATGAACATTCCTTTAACAGTCAGAAGATACATCGAATAACAGAGAAATTATCAAATAATTGGATTTAATATCGACTATTTCAATCTTCATTATTCATATTGTCATATCATCTTGCCCTCTAGCCAGCGGGTGTAGAATGCCAAGGCCTCTTGCGGTTTGTACTCTGGCACGGTGTGTCCAGCTCCCTGAAGATTACGAGAAATCAATTAAATCAAAGAACAAAcagaaaatggaaaaaaaattgttgacATGAAGTTATGAACATACCTTAACAGTCAGAAAAATGAGGTTGTTTTCATAACCTTGTGTGAAACTGCACAAAAGATTTGAGCATTTTAAATGGATTTTTACAGAATTGCAGCACATTAGAAAAGTTAAACATGAATATGATTCAGAAGATGAAGATATAGACGTACCCTGCAACTTGTTCATTCACGTACCAACGCCTCCATTCATCCACGATCTGATATCCCAGTGATCTTGTCCATTTTTCTGAACCAGTGAATGGTACACACATATCGTGATCCCCACTGCAAGAAAGAACAAAAATTGAATTACGTTCCGATTATAGCATAAAAAAAGATCTCGGACAATTTGAATGTGATCAGGTACATTGTCACTAACAACATTTACATTATGAAGCCTACTACATGAGTATAGTGGAAGAAAATGTTATAGTAATGGTTGACAGTTATTTAAATTTTGAATAATTAATGAATTTGGATTTTTGAAAGCTATTAAAGTAGCACAATCCCAATAAATATGTGTTTTAGGCTTTTAGCCAAGAGAATATACATGAAATGCACAGGGACGACCAGTTTTCTTTATAGGTGGTTTTCACAATGATACACGAGTAATGCAAAAGGACAGAAAAATGCATAGAAAGAAGTTAGAGACTTTTGTAATTTATTGAACCTGTATATGAGTGCCCGATATCCCCGAGCTGTGAGGTTTTTGTGATACTTAATCATGCTTCCAGAATCATGACTTAGATCTATTTTGCTTGTGCATAGCTCCCAGGGTCCTGTCACAGTACTCTGTTGTACCAGTAGCATTGAACCATAAATAACCAATTCTCTGTTTTTCTGAATATATGTAAATATCCATAGTACGAGATGAGACAATTGCTTACTTGTTCAGCATGAATTGCTTTACGAACTTCTTCATTGTTTAGCCATGCAGTAGCAACATGATCATCCTGCATATTTTATCTCAGATTATTTGTCCTGAGCTTATAACCTTTTCTTGTTCATGCTTTTTATTGGAAAAGCATTTTCATACTGCTTATAACCTTTTCCAGATTGTTTATCATGGTCTTTGatcttgcattattttattttcatactgttttgaattgcttgtccttatctgaccttttttgccatgctttctcttgagccgagggtcttttgaAAATAGCTTTCCTACattgtaggggtaaggtctgcgtacactttaccctccccagatctcacattgtgggatttcaaaCTGGacatgttgttgttggtggtggtgttgctttttattggaaaaaaaaaaatacaaaatagcgAAACAGCTTGAACAAGAAAAAGTCCCATAAAGCTCTACTTCCCACTCATAAATTGATTAAGAACCACTTTCAACATAGCAAATATGCATAGAAAAAGCTCATTGACACCCATATGACTCTATTAACTGAGTATAAAAGAAACTATCAGGAGACAGATATTAGTCTGTTACTCTAAACAATTTTCTAGGGTCGCTGTGACCTTTTTAGCGCTGTGACATTACaacttttaaattaaattatcCTCTATATGGAATTATGTGGAATCTTTGGATAGGAGAGTAGTTATAGTCTTGGAAATACAAAATTCAACATTCTGATGACTGAAGTTAGACAACGTCAGAGAAACTTGTTTTGATATAAAATAAGTTAAGTAGGGAATTCAATGGAGAACCATTAGAGAACAAACAAAAAATGAAGATTGACTTACAGTGCAAGGGACTCCTAAACCATTGAGAAGCTCGGGCCAAGTTGGGACACGTCCCTCTCTTACTGGAGCTTTAAAAGGCCATGCACGACCAAACATTCTTTTTCTTACAGGAAGAGGCCTTTCTGTCTCACCTAGTTTACGAAAGCTCATTGGCAATCTTGAGTTACCAGTGGTAATAATACTAGGTTCTTTGCTGTGGTAACACGGTTCTAGAATGTCATACACGTTTAGACCTGTAACTACCTGCCATAGGCCAAAAGGTGATTTCGGGCCAATAACGAATTGCTGTCACGAAAATATGAATCAAGTATGACAGAAAGAACACCTTACCCTATCAACTTTATTAAGCATGTCTGAACAATTATTACTTGCTGGTTCATAAAAATTCCCTGAGCATGCAACAGTAACTTCCTGAGCATGAAAAAGAATAATCAGAGACCAGTTGCTAATGGACAAAGAGGCAATGATTATGTGTTTGCTGATACCTCGGAGTGGTAGATTATACACTTAGCTTGATATTTGTTTTGATACAACTTTCTTggcgaattaaaattgaacactaTTCTATGTTTGATAAACTTTATCATATATACCTTGAGCTAGTAAGGCTCCAATACGTGTTAtgctacaacaatttaacatatcCTAATTATAAGCATCATGTTTAAACGTACGGAAGTCAAATGATTCAAGCACTTAAAAATTAAACAAGAGGAAGCAAATACCTCATATAAATCATCTGAAATGAGGCCCATACCATGTTGAAACGGAACTAAAGCATTTCCGTCTATTTTGTCGTCTGTCACGCCATTTCCCACCATGTAACCCTGTGCAGTAGAACATAAAGAGGTTACAGCCCAGACAGCCAGTTAACACGTAAAAATCTTGAAAATGTATATATACCTTAAAATTGATCGCGGGCGTTACTCCAGCATCAATACCTAATAAACATAAGCAGCAGAAGGTTAGTTTGTTTAACCCCCCTGCCCACCACAAACCAATACATGTTCATATAAGATCCAGATTACCTTTTGCTACTTCGTCAGCCAGAGTTGGCACATATATGCCAGCATAAGACTCTCCAGATATGTAAAATGGGTTCTTGAGGAACTCCGGATAGATCTCAAACCACTAGCGAGAGCATAATTTATTAGAAACACAAATGAGTTTTTTTACAgttaaacctctctataacaacgtcGTTTGTTCCGATACATTCTGGTTGCTATAGCGAAATGCTGTtgtagagaacatataatataacataacatgaaagatcGGTTCCACAAAAAACATAGTTGTTATATAGgatggctgttatagagaggtttgactgaaTCAGAAACAACTATCAAACTTAGAACTCCACATGTGTGAGCTGATCACATTGCTTGTCCCAAGCGTAAAACTAGTCAACTTAACTATCAAACTTAGCAAAATAACCAATATGTCGACTTTCTGTAATGTTACCTTGAGGAGAAACACGTGGGTATCAGACGCAGTCTTTAAGTCTGTTGTTATGTAGTCAGATTCATTTCTCGAGTAAGAGAATCCAACACCAACAGGAGAGTCCAGATATATTACACTAGAAACCTGGAAGAATAAAATTTTTTCCTTATATTCTTAATGAGTGCCAAATGAAATGCAAGCATATGATCAAGTTAGAATTAACACAAATGATAATTAACCTTGGACCAACTGTATGGATTGTTATGCAGAGAAGGCAGGCTAGTACTTGGCTTTCCCAACGCAAAATTAAAAGGTCCTGCAATGTATAGAAATACCCTTCCA
Encoded here:
- the LOC132606923 gene encoding serine carboxypeptidase-like 20, producing the protein MARKNFFLHYNILLTFLAFSFLVTQGAPENAHVTQIPGFNGTFQSKHYAGYVNIDESHGKKLFYYFVESERNPSKDPVVLWLNGGPGCSSFDGFVYEHGPFNFALGKPSTSLPSLHNNPYSWSKVSSVIYLDSPVGVGFSYSRNESDYITTDLKTASDTHVFLLKWFEIYPEFLKNPFYISGESYAGIYVPTLADEVAKGIDAGVTPAINFKGYMVGNGVTDDKIDGNALVPFQHGMGLISDDLYEEVTVACSGNFYEPASNNCSDMLNKVDRVVTGLNVYDILEPCYHSKEPSIITTGNSRLPMSFRKLGETERPLPVRKRMFGRAWPFKAPVREGRVPTWPELLNGLGVPCTDDHVATAWLNNEEVRKAIHAEQSTVTGPWELCTSKIDLSHDSGSMIKYHKNLTARGYRALIYSGDHDMCVPFTGSEKWTRSLGYQIVDEWRRWYVNEQVAGFTQGYENNLIFLTVKGAGHTVPEYKPQEALAFYTRWLEGKMI